One genomic window of Salvelinus fontinalis isolate EN_2023a unplaced genomic scaffold, ASM2944872v1 scaffold_0354, whole genome shotgun sequence includes the following:
- the zfand6 gene encoding AN1-type zinc finger protein 6, producing MAQETNQNQGPLLCTTGCGFYSNPRNNGMCSMCYKDFLQRQNNNGRVSPPVSSSAAVSSLGESLLAQCSESSTVDVPSATTHTDTRMNRVVSSQSLLTTAPATHSEEESTATSEEDLKTEEIQVSVSVSEDTDQASVDGQDKPSDSDEPKAAKKNRCFSCRKKVGLTGFDCRCGNVFCSMHRYSDVHNCTFNYKADAAEKIRKANPVCVGEKIQKI from the exons ATGGCCCAGGAGACCAACCAGAACCAAGGGCCGCTGCTCTGCACTACTGGCTGCGGTTTCTACAGCAACCCGCGAAACAATGGCATGTGTTCGATGTGCTACAAGGACTTCCTCCAGAGACAAAACAACAATGGACGAGTCAGTCCACCAG TGTCGTCCTCGGCGGCGGTTAGCAGCCTGGGGGAGTCCCTCCTAGCCCAGTGCTCAGAGAGCAGTACTGTAGACGTGCCGTCAGCCACGACCCACACAGACACCAGGATGAACAG GGTTGTATCTAGCCAGTCACTTTTAACGACAGCACCAGCTACTCATTCAGAAGAGGAGAGTACAGCCACCTCTGAAGAAGACCTGAAAACAGAAGAGATACAGG TGTCTGTATCGGTATCCGAGGACACGGACCAGGCCTCGGTAGACGGACAGGACAAACCCTCGGACTCAGATGAACCCAAAGCCGCCAAGAAGAATCGCTGCTTCTCCTGCCGCAAGAAAGTCGGCCTCACGG GCTTCGACTGCCGGTGCGGCAACGTGTTCTGCAGCATGCACCGGTACTCAGACGTCCACAACTGCACTTTCAACTACAAGGCCGACGCAGCGGAGAAGATCAGGAAAGCGAACCCTGTCTGCGTCGGGGAGAAGATACAGAAGATCTGA